Genomic segment of Clostridium sp. Marseille-P299:
CTAAATATCGATTTTCAATTTCCTTTAAGCCAAGATAATCAATTGCTTGATCAATGTGCTTTTCATCCTCTTTCGTTAATTTTCCCTTTGAATGAGGAAAACGCCCAAAACCAACCAATTCTCTCACTGTTAATCTAATATTTAAATGATTGGACTGTTTTAAAATCGAAAGTCGTTTGGACAACTCGTCATTTTTCCAAGAACCAAGCTCTTTGTTATCTACGAAAACAGTACCACCATTTTTTTCTAAAATTCTACTAATAATCGATATCAGAGTACTTTTTCCTGCACCATTGCTACCAATAAAGGAAATCAATTGTTGCTTTGGTAACTCTAAATCAACTTCATCTAAAACTACTTTATTTCCATATTTCTTCGTTAATTGTTCTACCTTAATCAAACGCTTTCACACTCCTTAGCAGATCTTTATAATGCCACTTTATTCACTGAATTTGGTATCCTCTATCATACGTTTCTTTCTTTAATTAAAAGCCATAAGAAATAAATTCCACCAACAAAATTTATGATTACACTGATTTTTGTTGTATAATGCAAGATACGCTCTACAACAAATAATCCAGCACTTAATGCTATTGCACCTAAGAGCACTGTTGCAATAATACGGTATGAATGTCTATAGTCTTTTATCATCTTTCTTCCTAAACTAACAATGATAATTCCTAAAAAGGTAATAGGCCCAACTAATACCGTAGAAATAGACACTAATACAGATATAATTAGCAATTGTTTTAAAACCACAGAATGAAAGTTCACTCCCAAACTAATCGCGTGCTCTTCACCTAATGAAATAACGTCTAAGCGTCTGTTATCCTTCCAGGCAATTAAAATAACTAAAATACAAATGATAAGGCATATGTAAAATAAATCTTCGTTTATTTTACTAAAGCTTGCAAACATTCGACCTTCTAATACTGAAAATTCATTTGGGTCTAGTAGTACTTGCATAAACGTAGATAATCCACTAAATAAGCTACCAAAGACCATACCCGCTAATACAAGAAAATAAATATTTTTATTATGTCCTCGAAATAAAAGGAAGAATAATAAATATGATCCTACAATCATAAATCCAACTGAAAGAAGGAAATTCGGTACACCAACCATCATGGATAAAGTTTTACTTCCAAAAAGGTATACAACAATTGTTTGAATGAATTGATACAAAGAATCTAACCCTATTACACTTGGAGTTAAAATTGTATTATTCGTAATCGTTTGAAACGTTACCGATGAATAACCAATACAAAAGCTTACAATAAGAATTGTCGCAACTTTAAGTAATCGCTTTGGCAGGTAATAAGCAATATTTTTCTCATTTAATCCAAGAAAGATAAAAAGCCCCATTGAAATTACCAGAATAGCTGTTAATACCAGTAAAGTTGAAATCACATGTTTCTTTTTCATAACTAACCCTTTCTTTTCTTAAATAATACTAGTAAAAATATTACGCTACCTATAATGCTTACAACTACACTAATTGGTACTTCATAAGGATATAGGATTGTTCTTCCTATTAAGTCACAAATAAGAACAAAGACTGCTCCAAACATTGCAGTTTCTAACAAGGAACCTCGTATATTATCTCCTTTATACATTGCTACTAAATTAGGTATAATCAAACCGACAAAGGCGATACTTCCTATCGTTACAACGATAATAGAGGAAAGAAATGCTACGATAACCAAACCAATAAATACAACCCGTTTATGATTTAATCCTAAATTAGTTGAAAAGCTTTCTCCCATGCCTGCAATCGTAAAGCGATTTGCATAGATATAAGCAATTATGATAAAAGGAAGCCCTAGATATAATATTTCATAACGTCCTTTAATCACTAAGGAAAAGTTACCTTGTAGCCA
This window contains:
- a CDS encoding iron ABC transporter ATP-binding protein codes for the protein MIKVEQLTKKYGNKVVLDEVDLELPKQQLISFIGSNGAGKSTLISIISRILEKNGGTVFVDNKELGSWKNDELSKRLSILKQSNHLNIRLTVRELVGFGRFPHSKGKLTKEDEKHIDQAIDYLGLKEIENRYLDELSGGQRQMAYIAMVIAQDTEYVFLDEPLNNLDMHHSVMIMKVLRRMVDELGKTVMVVIHDINFVSCYADYIIALKHGKLLGHGSNEEMMTEEILKEVYNMDIEIRSIDGKNICLYYH
- a CDS encoding iron chelate uptake ABC transporter family permease subunit translates to MKKKHVISTLLVLTAILVISMGLFIFLGLNEKNIAYYLPKRLLKVATILIVSFCIGYSSVTFQTITNNTILTPSVIGLDSLYQFIQTIVVYLFGSKTLSMMVGVPNFLLSVGFMIVGSYLLFFLLFRGHNKNIYFLVLAGMVFGSLFSGLSTFMQVLLDPNEFSVLEGRMFASFSKINEDLFYICLIICILVILIAWKDNRRLDVISLGEEHAISLGVNFHSVVLKQLLIISVLVSISTVLVGPITFLGIIIVSLGRKMIKDYRHSYRIIATVLLGAIALSAGLFVVERILHYTTKISVIINFVGGIYFLWLLIKERNV